The following are encoded in a window of Desulfobotulus pelophilus genomic DNA:
- a CDS encoding ATP-binding protein, giving the protein MYIPISDNLCQSRHAVFQAFLAGSENGNHADSSDSEIFYYLDKAKLSVRDAMEGRSTLQGIPAEIPEGELLKLLEQYSASLNRLDRLMREGEEVDQDGSQLAIYQQKTFRELRQAASTIDTFLALRLVEEMAVRQQWQRAGVLFWLGFLSLSLVFLWRGSQAEIRQGRQEQLTRALLASSRDAVFVKDRQGKYLLCNKAMEVFTGMPEKEILGNDDEGIFSPPTAAMLRADDQAILSSGRAIMQEEILTSGSGTLRIFFTSKGPLFDREGEIFGMYGIARDITESRQMEEERTLLQQQLIQAQKMESVGRLAGGMAHDFNNMLGIILGHLEFCEEAVDKDSTIYQDLMEMKKAVNHSVSLTRQLLAFARKQEISPVLMDANTGVENTLKMLKRLVGENIRIDWKPGKQPVWIQMDPAQLDQVLVNLCINARDAMGEHGTLRLEVDTVVLDAAYCALHLGSFPGAYARLTVDDNGAGITRDVQDKIFDPFFTTKESGKGTGLGLSIVYGIVRQNRGFIQVVSKVGKGTSFAVHLPLEAEKPDSEETADQSFASGKNRDATILFVEDDPALLDLGKMLLESLSYRVVAASSAEEALQGIHGFSPDLLISDVVLPGMDGRELADLLSRQYPGMKKLFMSGYGAGHIMHGRIACGNKEFFIQKPFSRKEMAARIEDILLRS; this is encoded by the coding sequence ATGTATATTCCCATAAGTGATAATCTCTGCCAGTCACGTCATGCTGTATTTCAAGCCTTTCTTGCTGGATCGGAGAATGGGAACCATGCAGATTCATCTGACAGCGAGATTTTTTACTACCTGGATAAAGCAAAGCTTTCTGTTCGTGATGCCATGGAAGGACGCAGTACCTTACAGGGGATTCCTGCCGAAATACCGGAAGGAGAGTTGCTGAAACTGCTGGAACAGTACAGCGCATCACTGAATCGACTGGACAGGCTCATGCGGGAAGGGGAGGAGGTGGATCAGGATGGAAGCCAGCTTGCCATTTATCAGCAGAAAACCTTCCGTGAGCTGAGGCAGGCAGCCAGTACCATTGATACCTTTCTTGCCCTCCGTCTTGTGGAAGAAATGGCTGTTCGCCAGCAATGGCAGCGTGCAGGTGTACTGTTTTGGCTGGGGTTTCTCTCCCTGTCTCTTGTTTTTCTCTGGCGGGGAAGTCAGGCAGAAATTCGTCAGGGCCGACAGGAGCAGTTGACGAGGGCGCTTCTTGCGAGTAGCCGTGATGCTGTTTTTGTAAAGGATCGTCAGGGAAAATACCTGCTTTGCAATAAAGCCATGGAAGTATTTACGGGTATGCCTGAGAAAGAGATTTTGGGAAATGATGACGAGGGTATTTTTTCTCCCCCAACAGCCGCCATGCTCAGGGCAGATGATCAGGCAATCCTGAGTTCAGGCAGGGCAATCATGCAGGAGGAAATACTCACCTCAGGTAGTGGTACCCTGCGGATATTCTTTACATCCAAGGGTCCTCTTTTTGATCGCGAGGGTGAGATATTTGGTATGTATGGTATTGCCAGAGACATCACGGAATCTCGGCAGATGGAAGAAGAAAGAACGCTTTTGCAGCAGCAGCTCATACAGGCACAGAAAATGGAATCCGTTGGCAGATTAGCCGGTGGTATGGCCCATGATTTTAATAATATGCTGGGAATTATCCTTGGCCATCTTGAGTTCTGTGAAGAGGCCGTGGATAAAGATTCCACTATATATCAAGATCTGATGGAAATGAAAAAAGCAGTAAATCATTCTGTGTCTCTGACACGGCAGCTATTGGCATTTGCCAGGAAGCAGGAGATTTCTCCCGTTTTGATGGATGCGAATACTGGGGTTGAAAACACCCTGAAAATGCTGAAGCGACTGGTGGGAGAGAATATTCGGATTGACTGGAAACCGGGGAAACAGCCGGTATGGATTCAGATGGATCCGGCCCAGCTCGATCAGGTACTGGTTAATCTCTGCATCAATGCCAGAGATGCCATGGGAGAACATGGAACTCTCCGGCTTGAGGTGGACACGGTGGTGCTGGATGCCGCTTATTGTGCCCTTCATCTGGGCAGTTTTCCGGGGGCCTATGCCCGGCTCACGGTGGATGACAATGGGGCGGGTATCACAAGGGACGTACAGGATAAGATTTTTGATCCTTTTTTTACCACCAAAGAATCGGGTAAGGGCACAGGTCTCGGTCTTTCCATTGTATATGGTATTGTGAGACAGAACAGGGGATTTATTCAGGTTGTCAGTAAGGTGGGCAAGGGTACATCGTTTGCTGTACATCTGCCCCTTGAAGCAGAGAAGCCTGATTCAGAGGAAACCGCTGACCAGTCCTTTGCTTCGGGGAAAAACCGTGATGCAACCATTCTTTTTGTGGAGGATGATCCCGCTCTTCTGGACCTTGGAAAAATGCTGCTGGAAAGTTTGTCCTACCGCGTCGTGGCGGCCTCCAGCGCGGAAGAAGCTCTGCAAGGTATTCATGGTTTTTCCCCTGATCTTCTGATAAGCGATGTCGTGTTACCGGGAATGGACGGGAGGGAGCTTGCAGACCTGTTGAGCAGGCAGTATCCGGGTATGAAAAAACTGTTTATGTCCGGATATGGTGCGGGTCAC
- a CDS encoding NADPH-dependent FMN reductase, with amino-acid sequence MEKIRVLGICGSLRQHSTNMGLLRYAQQASPEGLAISLADLSRIPFYNSDISEKPAAVNDFFKELEQADALLFACPEYNYSIAPVLKNALDWASREPENRLLAGKAAAMMGAGGGMGTARAQYHLRQVCVFLNLHVLNAPEIFCNAFAGGFDEEGNLMDEKIQKQIGKLMTALNAWTLKLR; translated from the coding sequence ATGGAAAAGATTCGTGTATTGGGTATCTGCGGCAGCCTCCGGCAACATTCCACCAACATGGGACTCCTGCGATACGCGCAGCAGGCGTCACCGGAAGGGCTTGCAATCAGTTTAGCGGATTTATCCCGGATACCATTTTATAACAGCGATATTTCAGAAAAGCCTGCGGCAGTTAACGATTTTTTCAAAGAGCTGGAGCAGGCAGATGCCCTGCTTTTTGCCTGCCCGGAGTATAATTATTCCATTGCCCCTGTTTTAAAGAATGCATTGGACTGGGCCTCCCGCGAACCTGAAAACCGTCTTCTGGCTGGAAAGGCAGCGGCCATGATGGGGGCGGGTGGAGGAATGGGAACGGCCAGGGCTCAGTATCATCTCCGTCAGGTCTGTGTATTTCTGAATCTTCATGTTCTGAACGCTCCGGAAATTTTTTGCAATGCTTTTGCCGGCGGTTTTGATGAGGAGGGTAACCTCATGGATGAAAAGATCCAGAAGCAGATAGGTAAGCTTATGACAGCCCTGAATGCGTGGACCCTGAAGCTGCGGTAA
- a CDS encoding chemotaxis protein CheA — MNQNGVPRHPDRLPSHLDMDLYADFLSVQPPVFAAMEEQILRAGQEEQALTELRRSFHTLKGEAGFFRLHTVESLCHAAEGTLESALFTSDMTSHFLDIQSWLKHAFDWYSGKNVTPPEDPSVLHKKLGESNLTTSPEGMQRNTSSGTRNRQVRENVLVEAERLDRLMDTIGELVIVETMVRQCPELQHIGTGALSAHLSQLTKLTRELQSLGLTLRMVPIRPLFMKMERMIQELGKNLGKEVSFQRHGEETELDRSLVEHLRDPLLHLVRNALDHGIESPDVRIKKNKPAKGCLTMEAFHSGGDIHIIIQDDGQGLDLESISRKAREKGLLSHREELQPQDLEKIIFHSGFSTASSLTEISGRGVGLDVVRDQITSLSGNIHLESKRDHGTRFHLRIPMTVAIIDGIVCRCGRQRYVIPTLCVLGSREVKPGDLARLPTGMSMIHFQDHLLPASSLEKLLQITENGSDTSFPIVMVVEAEGAQAGILVDEILGKQQIVVKPLGASFKKIQGIAGAAIMPDGSVGLILDPQGLIQATFRQSEKAPGQKALDRKVVPR, encoded by the coding sequence ATGAATCAAAATGGTGTGCCACGGCACCCGGACCGCCTGCCATCGCATCTGGATATGGATCTGTATGCTGATTTTCTTTCCGTACAGCCTCCTGTCTTTGCTGCGATGGAAGAGCAGATCCTCCGGGCCGGTCAAGAGGAACAGGCCCTTACAGAACTGCGCCGCTCCTTCCATACCCTGAAAGGTGAAGCGGGCTTTTTCAGACTTCACACCGTTGAAAGCCTCTGTCATGCAGCAGAGGGTACGCTGGAATCGGCCCTCTTTACTTCGGATATGACCTCACATTTTCTGGATATCCAAAGCTGGCTGAAACATGCCTTTGACTGGTATTCCGGTAAAAATGTCACTCCTCCGGAAGATCCTTCCGTACTTCATAAAAAACTCGGGGAAAGTAACCTGACCACCTCTCCTGAAGGTATGCAGCGGAATACCTCTTCCGGCACCAGAAACCGTCAGGTCCGGGAAAACGTTCTTGTTGAAGCGGAGCGCCTTGACCGCCTTATGGACACAATCGGAGAGCTGGTGATTGTGGAAACCATGGTGCGCCAGTGCCCCGAACTTCAGCACATCGGAACAGGGGCTCTCAGCGCCCATCTTTCCCAGCTGACAAAACTTACCAGAGAACTGCAAAGTCTTGGGCTGACTCTGCGCATGGTTCCCATCCGACCGCTTTTCATGAAAATGGAACGGATGATACAGGAGCTTGGGAAAAATCTCGGCAAAGAAGTCTCCTTCCAGCGCCATGGAGAAGAGACAGAGCTGGACCGGTCTCTCGTTGAACATCTTCGTGACCCTCTCCTCCATCTGGTACGCAATGCCCTGGATCATGGCATTGAATCTCCGGACGTACGGATAAAAAAAAATAAACCTGCAAAAGGCTGCCTCACCATGGAAGCCTTCCACAGTGGCGGCGACATTCATATCATTATTCAGGATGATGGTCAGGGTCTGGATCTGGAAAGTATCAGCCGGAAGGCAAGGGAAAAAGGACTCCTCTCCCATAGGGAAGAACTCCAGCCGCAGGATCTTGAAAAAATCATTTTTCACTCCGGTTTTTCTACAGCATCCAGCCTGACGGAAATATCTGGCAGAGGGGTTGGCCTGGACGTGGTGCGCGACCAGATCACTTCCCTGTCCGGGAATATTCACCTGGAAAGCAAACGGGACCATGGTACCCGCTTTCATCTCCGCATACCCATGACCGTAGCCATTATAGATGGCATAGTCTGCCGGTGCGGGCGTCAGCGCTATGTCATTCCCACGCTCTGTGTGCTGGGCAGCAGAGAAGTAAAGCCCGGTGACCTGGCAAGGCTGCCAACGGGTATGTCCATGATTCATTTTCAGGATCATCTTCTGCCCGCCTCCTCGCTGGAAAAACTGCTGCAGATAACAGAAAACGGATCGGATACTTCCTTCCCCATTGTCATGGTTGTGGAAGCAGAAGGAGCCCAGGCCGGGATACTTGTGGATGAAATCCTCGGTAAACAGCAGATAGTGGTCAAGCCACTGGGGGCAAGCTTCAAAAAAATACAGGGAATAGCCGGTGCGGCCATCATGCCTGACGGATCCGTCGGGCTGATCCTGGATCCTCAGGGCCTGATACAGGCCACATTCCGACAAAGTGAAAAAGCACCCGGCCAAAAAGCACTGGACAGAAAAGTGGTGCCAAGGTAA
- the ehuB gene encoding ectoine/hydroxyectoine ABC transporter substrate-binding protein EhuB: MVFPRTGWNIMDNDQRIQYRLLQPFVRIFSRRNSILWISLCLMFMAAFLGILASSLPGESALDRISKTGVIRIGYAGEAPFAWRSESSVVTGEAPEVARAVLKKMGIRTIEWVEVDFASLIPMLQAGRFDMIAAGMFISPEREGQIAFSLPTACMESALLVQKNNPLGLSSYRDIAGRSDVVLAVLKGAVEMEQAIHAGIPQNRILAFPDPELAVRAMRHDMAHAFALTGPSVTFLAGVHADMERALPFDGGGRVTGCSAFGFRMEERDLLAHFDRMLKTYVGSQEHRKLVASFGFTEENVAFAVRFGAGEE; this comes from the coding sequence ATGGTATTCCCCCGTACCGGTTGGAATATTATGGATAACGATCAGCGGATACAGTATCGGCTTCTGCAGCCATTTGTCCGGATATTTTCCCGTAGGAATAGCATTCTTTGGATTTCTCTGTGCCTGATGTTCATGGCCGCCTTTCTGGGTATTTTGGCAAGCTCTTTGCCGGGAGAATCTGCCCTGGACCGTATATCCAAAACCGGTGTGATACGGATCGGCTATGCTGGCGAAGCTCCTTTTGCATGGCGCAGTGAGTCATCTGTTGTTACAGGAGAGGCACCAGAGGTTGCCAGGGCTGTTTTGAAAAAAATGGGTATACGCACCATAGAATGGGTTGAGGTGGATTTTGCTTCCCTTATCCCCATGCTTCAGGCCGGGCGTTTTGATATGATTGCAGCGGGCATGTTTATTTCTCCGGAGAGGGAAGGGCAAATTGCTTTCAGTTTGCCTACGGCCTGCATGGAATCCGCATTGCTGGTACAGAAGAACAATCCGCTGGGACTCAGCAGTTACCGGGATATTGCGGGCAGGTCTGATGTTGTACTGGCGGTTCTGAAGGGTGCCGTGGAGATGGAGCAGGCCATCCATGCCGGGATTCCCCAGAACCGCATACTGGCTTTTCCCGATCCGGAACTGGCTGTTCGTGCCATGCGTCATGACATGGCCCATGCGTTTGCCCTTACAGGCCCGAGCGTCACTTTTCTTGCCGGTGTGCATGCTGATATGGAGAGGGCTCTTCCCTTTGATGGCGGAGGACGGGTGACGGGATGCAGTGCTTTTGGTTTTCGCATGGAAGAAAGAGATCTTTTGGCGCATTTTGACAGGATGCTGAAAACCTATGTGGGCAGTCAGGAGCACCGGAAGCTGGTTGCTTCCTTTGGATTTACAGAAGAGAATGTTGCTTTCGCAGTCAGGTTTGGGGCAGGGGAGGAATAA
- a CDS encoding RluA family pseudouridine synthase has product MIEAMYEEAGVVVLFESEDLLIVDKPAGVAVIPERDKTAPCLLHKVETCCRNRLYVVHRLDKEVSGVLVFAKKAAAHRFLSMEFEHRRVQKNYLALVHGLPDKKTGSLRAPIRAFGSGRMGVDVLRGKESLTHWHQIGEYGDKALLDVFPVTGRRHQIRVHLYHMGYPIVGDLRYGDRGLQQEWERLMLHARHLTLPLPDGGSVHVKSPVPEAFSRLCNGYE; this is encoded by the coding sequence ATGATAGAGGCCATGTATGAAGAGGCTGGGGTGGTTGTTCTTTTTGAAAGTGAAGATCTGCTGATCGTTGATAAGCCTGCAGGGGTTGCGGTGATACCTGAGCGGGATAAAACGGCTCCTTGTCTTTTACATAAAGTGGAGACGTGTTGCCGGAACCGGCTTTATGTTGTTCACAGGCTGGACAAGGAAGTAAGTGGTGTGCTGGTTTTTGCCAAAAAGGCGGCCGCTCATCGCTTTCTGAGTATGGAGTTTGAGCATCGAAGGGTTCAAAAAAATTATCTTGCTCTGGTACATGGTTTGCCGGACAAAAAGACAGGTTCTCTCCGTGCACCTATCCGTGCCTTTGGGTCAGGGCGTATGGGAGTGGATGTCCTGAGGGGCAAGGAAAGCCTCACTCACTGGCATCAGATTGGTGAGTATGGTGACAAGGCTCTTCTGGATGTGTTTCCTGTAACAGGCAGGCGTCATCAGATCCGGGTTCACCTTTATCATATGGGGTATCCCATTGTGGGCGATCTCCGATATGGCGACAGGGGCCTTCAACAGGAATGGGAGCGCCTTATGCTGCATGCCCGCCACCTGACGCTGCCTCTTCCAGATGGCGGATCCGTCCATGTAAAATCACCTGTTCCAGAGGCTTTCAGTCGTCTTTGCAATGGCTATGAATAA
- a CDS encoding polyhydroxyalkanoate synthesis regulator DNA-binding domain-containing protein produces the protein MGERVLIKKYANRRLYDTEKSKYVTLAEVRNLIREGRSIHVVDVNTEEDVTAFILTQIVLEEARQKNALLPVPLLHLIIRYGDNVLSEFFEKYLQQILGNYLHQKSAFDEQFRRMLDLGMDISGMAQKTMTGISPFRPFMEFFTPEKEEDPPKK, from the coding sequence ATGGGAGAGCGGGTTCTGATAAAAAAATACGCCAACCGGCGTTTGTATGACACGGAAAAAAGTAAGTACGTTACCCTTGCGGAAGTCCGGAATCTGATTCGGGAAGGTCGCAGTATCCATGTGGTGGATGTGAACACGGAGGAGGATGTCACGGCTTTTATTCTGACGCAGATTGTGCTTGAGGAGGCCCGCCAGAAGAATGCCCTTCTGCCCGTACCTCTGCTGCATCTGATCATCCGCTATGGGGATAATGTTCTCAGTGAATTTTTTGAAAAGTATCTTCAGCAGATTCTTGGAAACTATCTGCACCAGAAATCAGCCTTTGATGAACAGTTCCGCCGGATGCTGGATCTGGGTATGGATATTTCTGGCATGGCACAGAAAACCATGACCGGCATTTCACCTTTTAGACCGTTTATGGAATTTTTTACGCCAGAGAAAGAAGAAGATCCTCCCAAGAAATAG
- the dapB gene encoding dihydrodipicolinate reductase, with protein MPRIPVMINGLPGNVASTLIPHLLADETFFLVPASLTGPGTHIKTFHNDHFSFDLIRPSERDSRIKALLSEYEGLIAIDYTHPSAVNTNAIFYAAQGIPFVMGTTGGDRDALLKTVSDSAICAVIAPNMAKQIVGFQAMMAYAASNFPGLFEGYSLRIQESHQAGKADTSGTAKAMVSHFNALGIPFTVDGIEMERDPEEQKKTWRIPAEHIQGHAWHTYTLSSPDDSVCFRFTHNINGRDIYAKGTLDAVRFLKRRMNETCRGRVFSMIDVLGG; from the coding sequence ATGCCCAGAATACCTGTTATGATCAATGGCTTGCCAGGAAACGTGGCATCCACCCTGATCCCTCACCTTCTTGCTGATGAAACCTTCTTTCTCGTCCCGGCATCCCTCACAGGCCCGGGAACCCATATAAAAACCTTTCACAACGACCATTTTTCCTTTGATCTTATCAGGCCATCTGAAAGAGATTCCAGGATCAAAGCTCTCCTTTCCGAATATGAAGGCCTCATCGCCATCGACTATACCCACCCCAGCGCCGTCAATACCAATGCCATTTTCTACGCAGCCCAAGGCATTCCCTTTGTCATGGGCACCACAGGAGGTGACAGGGATGCCCTTCTCAAAACCGTTTCGGACTCTGCTATCTGTGCCGTTATTGCCCCTAACATGGCAAAACAGATTGTGGGATTTCAGGCCATGATGGCCTATGCCGCAAGTAATTTTCCAGGTCTGTTCGAAGGATACAGCCTCCGTATTCAGGAAAGTCATCAGGCCGGCAAAGCGGATACTTCAGGGACGGCTAAAGCCATGGTCAGCCATTTCAATGCGCTGGGTATCCCGTTTACGGTAGATGGCATTGAAATGGAAAGAGATCCTGAAGAACAGAAAAAGACCTGGCGCATTCCGGCTGAACATATTCAGGGGCATGCCTGGCATACCTACACCCTGTCTTCCCCCGATGACAGCGTCTGCTTCCGTTTTACCCATAATATCAATGGAAGAGACATCTATGCCAAAGGAACGCTTGATGCCGTACGTTTTCTCAAGCGCAGAATGAATGAAACCTGCAGGGGGCGGGTTTTCTCCATGATTGATGTTCTTGGCGGATGA